In one Solanum dulcamara chromosome 1, daSolDulc1.2, whole genome shotgun sequence genomic region, the following are encoded:
- the LOC129902241 gene encoding pentatricopeptide repeat-containing protein PPR5 homolog, chloroplastic translates to MQNLLPTSIATMNLTFSSSSSVPAFRQPKLTHNPWLNLQMKRPVFSIIRCVTTRPGGRKSGQMTRNGSSSSEAQELVTLVMRNFSDKKPLVSTLDKYVKFVRTEHCFLLFEQLGKTDNWLQCLEVFRWMQKQRWYIADNGVYSKLISVMGKKGQIRMAMWLFSEMRNSGCRPDTSVYNAVISAHLHSRDKSKALTKAMSYFEKMKGMERCSPSIVTYNILLRAFAQAKNVEQVDALLKDLNESIVTPDIFTFNGLMDAYGKNGMINEMEHVLSRMKSNQLKPDIITFNILIDSYGKKQDFQKMEQVFKSLLQSKEKPTIPTFNSMITNYGKARLREKAELILGKMIDLGYRPSHITYECLIMMYGHCDCVSKARELFDRVIESEKEKKVSTLNSMLDAYCMNGLPMEAHVLFESIHSAKSFPIDSSTYKLLYKAYTKADMKELVQNLLTCMDKDGIIPNKKFFLDALGAFGSPPTNQKAVGDNKGLSKHRGRK, encoded by the exons ATGCAAAATCTTCTTCCCACTTCAATAGCAACAATGAATCTGACATTTTCGTCATCCAGTTCGGTTCCAGCATTTCGACAACCCAAATTGACCCACAACCCATGGCTAAATTTACAGATGAAGAGACCCGTTTTCTCTATCATTCGCTGTGTGACGACCCGACCCGGTGGGAGAAAGTCGGGTCAAATGACCCGTAACGGGTCATCATCATCTGAGGCACAGGAGCTGGTGACTTTGGTTATGAGGAATTTCAGTGATAAGAAGCCATTGGTTAGCACTCTGGACAAGTATGTTAAGTTTGTGAGGACTGAGCATTGTTTCTTGCTCTTTGAACAACTTGGCAAGACTGATAATTGGCTTCAATGCCTTGAG GTTTTCAGATGGATGCAAAAACAACGGTGGTATATAGCAGATAATGGGGTTTATTCGAAATTGATATCGGTGATGGGGAAGAAAGGGCAGATCAGAATGGCGATGTGGCTGTTCTCTGAGATGCGTAATAGTGGGTGCCGTCCAGATACCTCAGTGTACAATGCAGTAATTTCGGCCCATCTCCACTCTCGAGACAAATCCAAGGCCTTGACAAAGGCTATGAGTTACTTTGAGAAGATGAAGGGAATGGAGCGTTGTAGTCCAAGTATTGTTACATACAACATTCTTTTGAGAGCTTTTGCTCAGGCAAAAAATGTTGAACAGGTAGATGCTTTGTTGAAAGATCTGAACGAGAGCATTGTCACTCCTGATATATTCACATTTAATGGTCTGATGGATGCCTATGGGAAAAATGGAATGATCAACGAAATGGAGCACGTTCTCTCTCGAATGAAGAGTAATCAGCTGAAACCAGATATCATTACTTTCAATATATTGATTGATTCATATGGGAAGAAGCAGGACTTTCAGAAGATGGAACAAGTTTTTAAAAGTTTGCTTCAATCAAAGGAAAAACCTACCATTCCCACGTTTAACTCAATGATAACAAACTATGGAAAAGCAAGGCTCAGAGAAAAGGCCGAGTTAATTCTTGGAAAGATGATTGACTTAGGTTATAGGCCAAGTCACATCACATATGAGTGCCTCATTATGATGTATGGGCATTGCGACTGTGTTTCAAAAGCAAGAGAACTATTTGATAGGGTGATAGAATCTGAGAAGGAGAAGAAAGTTTCAACACTGAATTCAATGCTTGATGCCTATTGCATGAATGGTTTACCCATGGAAGCACATGTTCTCTTTGAGAGTATTCATTCAGCCAAATCTTTCCCTATAGACTCCTCAACCTATAAACTTCTATATAAGGCCTACACTAAAGCCGATATGAAGGAACTTGTACAAAACCTGCTGACCTGTATGGACAAAGATGGAATCATCCCCAACAAAAAGTTCTTTCTTGATGCTTTGGGGGCATTTGGGTCCCCACCAACAAATCAAAAGGCAGTTGGTGATAATAAAGGATTGAGCAAGCACAGGGGTCGTAAGTGA